A segment of the Lolium perenne isolate Kyuss_39 chromosome 3, Kyuss_2.0, whole genome shotgun sequence genome:
cgaggggtactggcgctccttgacggtgccgaggtagatgcggtggctgccgcacTCGAGGATGCGGCCGTTCTGCGGGTAGCGACTGCTGTTggagaagcagcccgcgttgtcgttgatgaagtccagcgAGCCGAGGCGATAGACGAGGCCGGAAACCACGCGCTCGCCGGAGACggtgaggatgcccgcccgaatatgaactccagcaagcacagctgctggccccacggtgggcgccaactgttgtcgtggtgaaaagacagatgccatgggatggcttaagttggggccgaatgtacgctagaggattcgggggagggttttggttacACAAGGATGGATTTCGGGTGGAATACCGGTATCtttattgatgaacttggccttggccagaggttgaagaagaacagtACAAGCTCTACTTCTCTACTGCAAGGTTGTCATCCGTCCCGCGCAGGGGTGtactccctctccttatatagaggagagggtggcttacaagggaagaaaccctaatgacatctttgactagacaaactactttacaaagctactttagctcTACTGGCACCGGTTATGACTTTAATCAAGGAGCCGTGACCTCCGCCGGTATCTTTAGTGGCGTCATCTTGCTTTGGCTCAGGGCTTCGTTAAACCTAatttgcttcgctcatccttgtcctcttgcTCCCGAGGGAATCTTTAACTAGAGTGCCGACAGGCTACAGTGACCCTTGGTTCCGGTACACCGGTACCTTATTCCGGTATCTTCTGACTTAGCCGCATAGCCTCTTAGAACCTgcactccggtatacccctctggagATACCGGTTTGCACCACCTTTGGTAAACCGAACTTAAAAGATACCGGATCACTCTGTGACCCGGTTTAGCCTTGCCCAAACATGGCGAGTTCGCCAtagtcttggcctaccgggggccatccccccaacAAGACGCGGCGGCACGAGGAGGCCAGGCTCCGCCGCGAGGAGCAGCGGCGCTAGGAGGTCAGGTGCCGCGCGGAGGAGGGGAGGCGCCAGCAGGCCAGGCGCCTCGCCTGGCAGGAAAGGGAggcaaatttgcccaaaatatggCATATGCTTAATGAAATTTACTTTAAATTTACATTTaaacttttttttgtttttcttcaaaTATGCGATGCGTCCACGCGACAGACGCAGCGTACGactcaaacggacacgcggacgcgggcagCTGTTCGTGTGTCCACGCGGCTATCCAAACAGCTCAAAACGGACGGTCAGCGGGTCGGAGATGCCCTCAGAACGCCTCGCCCGTGACGGGTGAACTGATTTCCGCCCTCTCTCTCTACTGCGCCAAATAGGGTTGAAACTATGAAAGGGAAACAAATTGCAGTGAGGCCCTCACCGGCGCCGCCGTCCTCGGGCTCTGGAGCTCGTCCGCCCGCCGGCCTCCTGCGCCTCGCTTACCGATGCTGGTGCTCCTCGATGCGGTGATGATGCTGGTGCTCCTCCGGATGTTGCCCCAGGTCGCGGCAGTACGGTGCACTGCGTTCGGCCTCGGGTACAAATTGCTATGGTGAGCTCCTTGCTGTTCCTCTATTACTCGGCTACAAACTGCTATGGTAATATACTGGATGTTCAATGGCGATTTGTTTGTTCCATGTGAGTAATGAAATCGAAATGAGGAGATGTGATGCTGGCCCTGCGGTATAGAATTGGAAAGTGTAGGTACAGTAGTACTAGCTAAATTTATCTGGTATTCAGGCTTTTATTTTTCGTCTGAATTGGAAAGTAAGGATCTATGCTGACCAACGATGATTGCGTACAAAGCGATAAGCACTTCACTGAACCATATAAAATCCTATGTCTTGATTGCATCACGGTGTTTTTTTGTTGTTTGATGGCTCGCCTTTGTCTCTGTTCTCATCTGTACTGAATATGCTTATTGTTGCATTTTGTAGGACTGCAATTCCACGATTGAGTTCTACTAGGCTCCCTTGCTGAATCAAGTTCTGATGACGCGTTGTGGACTGTGTTTTTTTCCTTGAAGTTATCTGAATTTTGAAGGGCACATCAATGTACATCACGTTTATATATTTTGCGTCTGGATTCGATTCTCATATTTTTGCTCTTTTGTGGTAGTTATATATTCTTTGAAATGAAAAATCTTCGGAGGGTGTGAAAAAATCAACATGCAGAGATCATGTTTCGTTAAACATTGCATCTTGTTAGAACAAACATGAAAACAGAGAATATAATCAAGTAAACATTGCAGAGATCATGTTTCGTTAAACATTGCATCTTTTGCTTCTTTTGACTGCCATTTCTTAATATTTGCAAGCAAGATGTGGTTGGTAGATTCCATATTGTAGATTGTCCCTTGGATAGATTGTATTGGTTGTGTTAATTATGAGCTGTGGTTCATAGTTACTGTTCTATGGGTTCATCTTTCctgtctatatatcatcttgtgcCCATTTAAGCCTCTGAATTGTCTACTTCGCCACTTGTTTTGTTGTCCTAAGTTGCATCTTACACAACAACACTACAATTGGATTTTTCATGATTTAGAATCCTCACCGCTCACCATTGCCATGGTAATGCTATTGCAGGATGTTGGCCAGGCTGCTCTTTCTGACAGCCGCTGAAACTGCCGCTGCTGCATCGTCCTTCTATCAGCCAGTAAGAATAAGATACTCCCAACTAAACTAGATTCACCCTGTTTGTTTCCCATGTCCGGAGTTCCTCCTGCCGTGACAAACCATGCCAATTTCTGAATTTAAACTGCACGCGGGTACTGCATTTTTTATGTGGCGCAATAATACAAATAGCTAAGGTACCACTTTCACCAAGACAGATACACCTTTTGCATACTTAAGAAATCGTATACCAACTTGTCTAGAGCAGTTTAATTTAGTCCCTGGATATACTTCGCACTGATTACATGTTCTATATATGAACTTGATTGTTTTCTCTGAACTCTTTAACTTAACACTCCCAATCTGTTAATGTGTTTTTTGCACTTTGAGTTTTCAGATTCTAGTTTGCTAGCTGTTGCCTTGATGCATCTCAATGACTAATGAGTAGTTTGTGTTTTATTTCTCCAGCGTGATCTTTTCAATGAAGAAACATGCTCAATGACTAATGAGTAGTTTGTGTTTTATTTCTCCAGCGTGATCTTTTCAATGAAGAAACATGGAAGAAGGTAACCAGCCAAATATTGAAAATTGGAGTGCTACCATTTGACCCAGCTCTAGCAATTGTGGTAGACTCCGGTGAGCACAGGAGGAGCACGGTGAGCTGCCTGTCGAGGTGCACAATGAGGTGCTGAGCAGCGGCGAGCTGCGGAGGATCATATAGAGCTGCTGAGGAGGATTGGGACACGAGCACGGTGATATCGTTGCCAGAATTTTGGATCTTGAAACTAGCTAAATTTGTAACGGGTAGAATACATGTCGGTTTATTTGTAATTTGTAAAATGAATAGAGCATGTACAGCTCTtttcgggacggagggagtaatatgttttattTCAATAATTTTACAACTACTACGCGTTTTCAAAATTTACGAATCTGTGACTTAGTCGGTCGACTGGCCGACCGACCGAGTCACATATTCCAGTTGACCGACCGAGTCACATATTCGTAAAATTTTGAAAACGTGTATTATTTGTAAAATAGATC
Coding sequences within it:
- the LOC127341507 gene encoding uncharacterized protein isoform X2, whose product is MLVLLDAVMMLVLLRMLPQVAAVRCTAFGLGMLARLLFLTAAETAAAASSFYQPRDLFNEETWKKVTSQILKIGVLPFDPALAIVVDSGEHRRSTVSCLSRCTMRC
- the LOC127341507 gene encoding uncharacterized protein isoform X1, with translation MLVLLDAVMMLVLLRMLPQVAAVRCTAFGLGYKLLWMLARLLFLTAAETAAAASSFYQPRDLFNEETWKKVTSQILKIGVLPFDPALAIVVDSGEHRRSTVSCLSRCTMRC